A DNA window from Candidatus Methylomirabilota bacterium contains the following coding sequences:
- a CDS encoding adenylate/guanylate cyclase domain-containing protein — MPAADERKPVTVLFADLAGSTDLATQHDPEHLRALLSAFFDEMRQQIEAFGGTVEKYAGDAIMAVFGVPRVNEDDAERAVRAAVA; from the coding sequence ATGCCAGCTGCGGATGAGCGGAAGCCCGTCACCGTCCTCTTCGCCGACCTGGCCGGATCGACCGACCTGGCGACTCAACACGACCCTGAACACCTGCGCGCCCTGCTGTCGGCCTTCTTCGACGAGATGCGGCAGCAGATCGAGGCTTTTGGCGGCACCGTGGAGAAGTACGCCGGCGACGCCATCATGGCCGTCTTCGGCGTCCCCCGTGTCAACGAGGACGATGCCGAGCGTGCCGTCCGCGCCGCCGTGGCC
- the corA gene encoding magnesium/cobalt transporter CorA has product MEGVVASVAYADGKRVGDVAIPDISEVLKKPDHFVWIGLHDPSPELLKQIQEEFGLHELAIEDAQAAHQRPKLEQYGDSIFVVLRPAILAPGQEQVELGETHIFVGARYIVSIRHGATPSYAGVRTRCESTPALLGKGPGFVLYAIMDFVVDQYFPVIDALGDQLERLEDEIFSDDFDRNTVQRIYDLKRNLVEVKRAVSPLVDVCNRLMRFDLPLIPEDTRPYFRDVYDHAIRINENVDTMRELLTGALEAHLSLTAVTQNDAMKKLAGWAAVIAVPTMVAGIYGMNFKFMPELEWRYGYPAVMVVMVGACGYLYYRFKRSGWL; this is encoded by the coding sequence ATGGAGGGCGTGGTCGCCTCTGTCGCGTACGCCGACGGCAAGCGTGTCGGCGACGTCGCCATTCCGGACATCAGCGAGGTCCTCAAGAAGCCGGACCACTTCGTCTGGATCGGCCTCCACGATCCCTCTCCGGAGCTGCTCAAGCAGATCCAGGAGGAGTTCGGGCTCCACGAGCTGGCCATCGAGGACGCCCAGGCCGCCCACCAGCGGCCCAAGCTCGAGCAGTACGGCGACTCCATCTTCGTCGTGCTGCGCCCGGCCATCCTGGCCCCCGGTCAAGAGCAGGTCGAGCTCGGCGAGACGCACATCTTCGTGGGAGCCCGCTATATCGTGTCCATCCGCCACGGCGCCACCCCATCCTACGCCGGCGTCCGGACCCGGTGCGAGAGCACGCCGGCGCTTCTCGGCAAGGGGCCGGGCTTCGTGCTGTACGCCATCATGGATTTCGTGGTGGACCAGTACTTCCCGGTCATCGACGCCCTGGGAGACCAGCTCGAGCGCCTCGAGGACGAGATCTTCAGCGATGACTTCGACCGGAACACCGTCCAGCGCATCTATGATCTCAAGCGCAACCTGGTCGAGGTGAAGCGGGCCGTGTCGCCCCTCGTGGACGTGTGCAACCGCCTCATGCGCTTCGATCTCCCCCTGATTCCCGAGGACACGCGCCCCTACTTCCGCGATGTCTACGACCACGCCATCCGGATCAACGAGAACGTGGACACGATGCGCGAGCTGCTCACGGGCGCCCTCGAGGCCCACCTCTCGCTGACCGCGGTGACGCAGAACGACGCCATGAAGAAGCTGGCGGGCTGGGCCGCCGTCATCGCGGTACCCACCATGGTGGCCGGCATCTACGGGATGAACTTCAAGTTCATGCCGGAGCTCGAGTGGCGATATGGCTATCCCGCGGTCATGGTGGTCATGGTCGGGGCCTGCGGGTATCTCTACTATCGCTTCAAGCGCTCCGGCTGGCTCTGA
- a CDS encoding CHAT domain-containing tetratricopeptide repeat protein: MTSSVRGAVLGGIVAALVVAAPAPARAADALVAVGDELAVGKNRTGETCRLRLVQTTTDFGGYTRYSLLCEGWTQPSGEIRRFGIRKDFKVDKLLTDSLWEKSFATRLGDCGAVEPTTASSGLAAALRECRRLDGDFRAAVVGVVAGQRVYGLETFPTNLPLLEAAVEVLEGKRAPADAGKASGSLSAAIRRAETMVDASGKLTGIRDVGAYALLYRVGTLRHYAGDYAGSEAAFRQILEIEERVNGPARPASGRTIAWIAQNVGFQNRFEEAEQLFNRAEPLVAKSAAWSDRPFYLAYRSSVERYRGRYEIALPLAEEAVRLRDQRREVEASSGYAAGLAHALMQLGRAQFYLKRLDEADRNITRAISLLDRPGPDFEFRVWYTGELQLWLGLVHKEQKQYADARKQMELALARRRLLFGDSVTIADAYRELGRLSLTEGNRAGALDAFRKEAAIRTTDRVAQDRSRPNTFAEYLDVLLEAAVATPGERDALLAEAFAASQIPREGDTARAITNMAARLDTADPALRAAARDYQEALRKRDTARRELALLTLQPPDKREPVREEQLKHELQAAEGDVARLEGKLQADFPRYAGLVTTRPLKAKDVAALLKPGEALMSLLATRNTTYVFLIRDGKVHAHRAAVTYANLDKAVRDLRKGLDLADGQLRAFDVAAAHKLYVDLIAPVAVPLKDATHLIVVPTGPMLSLPPGLLVTQPTPAPAGPAEKADYRQVPWLGKQVAISVLPAMSSLKSLRAVAGRSKAPQPFIGFGDPAFAGAPGDTRSMATLASLCRDGAAVDSELVRNLPRLRDTAGEIRQIAKTLKAPETDVILGAQATEAKVRGTDLSRYRVVAFATHGLLPGELKCKSEPALALTPPAKSTADEDGLLDAGEIAQLKLDADWVILSACNTAAPDGKLGGQSFSGLARAFFYAGARGLLVSHWGVASRPTALLTTSLFEAYSRDQSLGRAAALRSAQLQLLGDPAMSHPALWAPFVLVGDGGTP; the protein is encoded by the coding sequence ATGACCTCATCGGTTCGTGGAGCCGTGCTGGGCGGCATTGTCGCCGCGCTGGTTGTCGCGGCCCCTGCTCCCGCCCGGGCGGCTGATGCCCTGGTCGCCGTGGGTGACGAGCTGGCCGTGGGCAAGAACCGGACGGGCGAGACCTGCCGGCTCAGGCTCGTGCAGACCACCACGGACTTCGGCGGCTACACGCGCTACAGCCTCTTGTGCGAGGGCTGGACCCAGCCCAGCGGCGAAATCCGCCGGTTCGGCATCAGGAAGGACTTCAAGGTGGACAAGCTCCTCACCGACAGCCTGTGGGAGAAGAGCTTTGCCACGCGCCTGGGCGACTGCGGGGCGGTGGAACCGACCACGGCCAGCTCCGGCCTGGCCGCAGCGCTACGCGAGTGCCGTCGACTGGACGGTGATTTCCGCGCCGCGGTCGTGGGTGTCGTCGCCGGCCAGCGTGTCTATGGCCTCGAAACCTTCCCGACCAACCTGCCTCTGCTCGAAGCCGCCGTCGAAGTGCTCGAGGGCAAGCGCGCGCCCGCGGATGCCGGCAAGGCCTCGGGCTCGTTGTCGGCGGCCATCCGGCGCGCGGAAACCATGGTGGATGCCAGCGGCAAGCTCACGGGGATCCGGGACGTCGGTGCCTACGCCCTCCTGTACCGCGTGGGCACGCTTCGTCACTACGCGGGGGACTATGCAGGCTCGGAAGCCGCTTTCCGCCAGATATTGGAGATCGAGGAACGGGTGAATGGCCCCGCCCGGCCCGCTTCGGGACGGACGATCGCGTGGATCGCGCAGAACGTGGGCTTCCAGAATCGCTTCGAGGAAGCCGAGCAGCTCTTCAACCGCGCCGAGCCTCTGGTGGCGAAGTCCGCGGCGTGGTCGGATCGGCCGTTCTACCTGGCCTATCGAAGCTCCGTGGAGCGATATCGCGGACGCTACGAGATCGCCCTGCCGCTGGCCGAGGAAGCCGTCCGGTTGCGCGACCAGCGCCGGGAAGTGGAAGCGTCCTCGGGCTACGCCGCCGGGCTCGCGCATGCCCTCATGCAGCTGGGCCGGGCGCAGTTCTATCTCAAGCGGCTGGACGAGGCGGACCGCAACATCACGCGCGCTATCTCTCTCCTCGACAGGCCGGGGCCGGATTTCGAATTCCGTGTCTGGTACACCGGCGAATTGCAGCTGTGGCTAGGCCTGGTCCACAAGGAGCAGAAGCAGTATGCCGATGCCCGCAAACAAATGGAGCTGGCCCTGGCCAGACGGCGGCTGCTCTTCGGCGACTCGGTCACGATAGCGGATGCCTATCGCGAGCTCGGCCGCCTCTCGCTGACCGAAGGCAACCGCGCCGGCGCCCTGGACGCCTTCCGCAAGGAAGCCGCGATCCGCACGACCGATCGGGTGGCCCAGGATCGCTCGCGGCCAAATACCTTCGCGGAGTACCTGGATGTGCTCCTCGAAGCGGCCGTCGCCACGCCGGGTGAGCGAGACGCGCTGTTGGCCGAGGCCTTCGCCGCCTCGCAGATTCCGCGCGAGGGCGATACGGCGCGGGCCATCACGAACATGGCGGCCCGGCTCGACACAGCTGATCCCGCGCTCCGAGCCGCGGCGCGTGACTACCAGGAAGCGCTCCGCAAGCGGGACACGGCACGCCGCGAGCTGGCCCTCCTGACGCTGCAGCCGCCCGACAAGCGAGAGCCCGTGCGCGAGGAGCAGCTGAAGCACGAGCTCCAGGCCGCGGAGGGCGACGTGGCTCGCCTGGAGGGCAAGCTCCAGGCCGACTTCCCGCGCTACGCGGGGCTGGTGACCACGCGGCCCCTGAAGGCCAAGGACGTCGCCGCCCTGCTGAAGCCGGGCGAGGCGCTGATGTCTCTTCTCGCCACCCGCAATACCACCTACGTGTTCCTGATCCGGGACGGCAAAGTACATGCACACCGCGCGGCGGTGACATACGCGAACCTCGACAAGGCCGTGCGCGATCTTCGCAAGGGGCTCGATCTGGCCGATGGCCAGCTACGCGCCTTCGACGTGGCCGCGGCCCACAAGCTCTATGTCGATCTGATTGCTCCGGTGGCCGTCCCGCTCAAGGACGCCACACATCTCATCGTCGTGCCCACGGGCCCGATGCTGAGCTTGCCCCCGGGCCTGCTCGTGACGCAGCCCACGCCGGCGCCCGCGGGCCCCGCCGAGAAGGCCGACTATCGCCAGGTGCCGTGGCTGGGCAAGCAGGTGGCCATCAGCGTGCTGCCTGCCATGAGCTCGCTCAAGAGCCTCCGCGCGGTGGCCGGCCGCTCCAAGGCGCCACAGCCCTTCATCGGCTTCGGCGATCCCGCCTTCGCGGGCGCCCCCGGCGACACGCGCAGCATGGCCACGCTGGCCTCGCTCTGTCGCGATGGCGCGGCCGTGGACAGCGAGCTCGTGCGTAATCTCCCGCGGCTGCGCGACACGGCGGGAGAGATCCGCCAGATCGCCAAGACCCTCAAGGCGCCGGAGACGGACGTGATCCTCGGCGCCCAGGCCACGGAGGCCAAGGTGCGCGGCACGGATCTCTCCCGCTACCGCGTGGTCGCTTTCGCCACGCATGGCCTCTTGCCCGGCGAGCTCAAGTGCAAGAGCGAGCCCGCGCTGGCCCTGACGCCGCCCGCCAAAAGCACCGCCGACGAGGACGGGCTCCTCGACGCGGGCGAGATCGCCCAGCTCAAGCTCGATGCCGACTGGGTGATCCTCTCGGCCTGCAATACGGCGGCGCCGGACGGCAAGCTGGGCGGGCAGAGCTTCTCAGGGCTGGCGCGGGCTTTCTTCTATGCGGGGGCGCGCGGGCTCCTGGTCTCGCACTGGGGCGTGGCCTCCCGGCCCACCGCCCTTCTGACCACGAGTCTCTTCGAGGCCTACAGCCGAGACCAGTCGCTCGGGCGCGCGGCGGCCTTGCGCTCGGCGCAGCTCCAGCTCCTGGGCGACCCCGCCATGTCGCACCCGGCCTTGTGGGCGCCCTTCGTCCTCGTGGGCGACGGCGGCACGCCCTAG
- a CDS encoding malic enzyme-like NAD(P)-binding protein — protein MRVQIANKPGMLGKVTSAIGEAGGDIGAIDLVEAGTQFITRDISCNASDEGHGQRITAAVKALSGVTVKNVSDRTFLMHLGGKIEVNGKVSVKTRDDLSMAYTPGVARVCMAIHHDPEKAYTLTIKGNTVAVVTDGSAVLGLGDIGPSGAQPVMEGKALIFKNFAGVDAFPICLNTKNVDEIVTIVKAIAPVFGGINLEDISAPRCFEIEERLQKDLDIPVFHDDQHGTAVVVLAALTNALKVVKKKLEDVTIVFTGAGASGIATAKLLMKAGAKHIVGCDRAGTIYKGRTENMNSMKEWFAEHTNAKGLKGSAGDALVGADVFIGLSGPGVVSLKDIQKMNRDPIVFAMANPNPEIQPEEAGAHVRVMATGRSDYANQINNSCCFPGFFRGMLDVRASRVNDEMKLAAAYALANIVAPGELSEEYITPSMFDPRVVQAVSQAVADAAVKTGVARRKPRV, from the coding sequence ATGCGCGTCCAGATCGCCAACAAGCCGGGCATGCTGGGCAAGGTCACCTCGGCGATCGGCGAGGCGGGCGGGGATATCGGCGCCATCGACCTGGTCGAGGCCGGCACCCAGTTCATCACGCGTGACATCAGCTGCAATGCCAGCGACGAAGGGCATGGGCAGCGGATCACGGCTGCCGTGAAGGCCCTGAGCGGCGTCACCGTGAAGAACGTCTCGGACCGCACCTTCCTCATGCATCTCGGCGGCAAGATCGAGGTCAACGGTAAGGTCTCCGTCAAGACCCGCGACGATCTCTCCATGGCCTATACGCCGGGCGTGGCCCGCGTGTGCATGGCCATACATCACGATCCGGAAAAGGCCTACACCCTCACCATCAAGGGCAATACCGTGGCCGTCGTCACCGACGGCTCGGCCGTGCTGGGATTGGGCGATATCGGCCCCAGCGGCGCCCAGCCGGTCATGGAGGGCAAGGCCCTCATCTTCAAGAACTTCGCGGGCGTCGACGCCTTCCCGATCTGCCTCAATACCAAGAACGTGGACGAGATCGTGACCATCGTGAAGGCCATCGCGCCCGTCTTCGGGGGGATCAACCTCGAGGACATCTCGGCGCCGCGCTGCTTCGAGATCGAGGAGCGGCTCCAGAAAGACCTGGACATCCCGGTCTTCCACGACGACCAGCACGGCACGGCCGTGGTCGTGCTGGCCGCGCTCACGAATGCGCTCAAGGTCGTCAAAAAGAAGCTGGAGGACGTGACCATCGTGTTCACGGGCGCGGGCGCCTCCGGCATCGCCACCGCCAAGCTCCTCATGAAGGCCGGGGCCAAGCACATCGTCGGCTGCGACCGCGCGGGGACGATCTACAAGGGCCGCACCGAGAACATGAACTCGATGAAGGAGTGGTTCGCCGAGCACACCAATGCCAAGGGCCTCAAGGGCTCGGCGGGGGATGCCCTGGTCGGCGCCGACGTCTTCATCGGGCTCTCGGGGCCCGGCGTGGTGTCGCTCAAGGACATCCAGAAGATGAACCGCGATCCCATCGTCTTCGCCATGGCGAACCCGAACCCCGAGATCCAGCCCGAGGAGGCCGGAGCCCACGTGCGCGTCATGGCCACGGGGCGGTCGGACTACGCGAACCAGATCAACAACTCCTGCTGCTTCCCCGGCTTCTTCCGCGGCATGCTGGATGTGCGCGCAAGCCGGGTGAACGACGAGATGAAGCTGGCCGCCGCCTATGCCCTGGCCAATATCGTGGCCCCCGGCGAGCTCAGCGAGGAGTACATCACGCCCTCCATGTTCGACCCGCGCGTCGTCCAGGCCGTCTCCCAGGCCGTGGCCGACGCCGCCGTGAAGACCGGGGTCGCCCGCCGCAAGCCCCGCGTCTAG
- a CDS encoding GNAT family N-acetyltransferase, which produces MATLLVEAEPAPADIRFLQDKLYEYNVEQTGSPDGKWLCIFVRDENGDIAAGLHGWTWSGCGKIENLWVRHELRGKGYGTSLLQAAEREAASRGCDRLYLDTFSFQAPLFYQKLGYEIIGTLEDFPSAPHKQYQLRKRLGSPTC; this is translated from the coding sequence ATGGCGACCCTGCTGGTCGAAGCCGAGCCCGCCCCCGCTGATATCCGATTTCTCCAGGACAAGCTCTACGAATACAACGTCGAGCAGACCGGCTCCCCGGACGGCAAGTGGCTGTGCATCTTCGTGCGCGACGAGAACGGGGATATCGCGGCGGGACTCCACGGCTGGACCTGGAGTGGCTGCGGCAAGATCGAGAACCTGTGGGTGCGCCACGAACTGAGAGGCAAGGGCTACGGCACGAGCCTGCTCCAGGCGGCGGAGAGGGAGGCCGCGTCCCGCGGCTGCGACCGACTCTACCTCGACACCTTTAGCTTTCAGGCGCCTCTCTTCTACCAGAAGCTGGGCTACGAGATCATCGGTACCCTCGAAGACTTCCCTTCCGCGCCGCACAAGCAATACCAGCTGAGGAAGCGGCTGGGGAGCCCGACATGCTAA
- a CDS encoding ferritin-like domain-containing protein produces MATSSPSLGIEQTGEPHGAIPPARSTPAFDLEAYVARSRAVDLSAIAWNEVPRHPLSAETVRTLRYMQDIESHTIIYLRSLLATRALDEPEVATFLACWVYEETFHGIALARFLEAAGYPLEPRARPHGREPLSQRIEAAATAMVSKAWPDFCAVHMTWGAINELTTLTGYRRLVAIARHPVLTDLLERIIIDESRHFFFYYRQAEIRLQRPIVARTARLLVDRFWAPVGSGVQPQEELGFMARYLFSGPDGRMAARKVDDTIRRLPGFASVKLLEAWMDTHITDRPGVSGTQPGPRLGTPHGGHHGHGYH; encoded by the coding sequence ATGGCGACCTCCAGCCCTTCCCTTGGCATCGAGCAGACGGGTGAGCCCCACGGGGCAATCCCTCCCGCGCGCTCGACGCCGGCCTTCGACCTCGAGGCCTACGTGGCACGCTCCCGGGCCGTCGACCTGTCGGCCATTGCCTGGAACGAGGTCCCGCGCCATCCTCTGTCGGCGGAGACCGTGCGCACCCTGCGCTACATGCAGGACATCGAGAGCCACACCATCATCTACTTGCGCTCCCTCCTGGCCACCCGCGCCCTCGACGAGCCGGAGGTCGCGACGTTCCTCGCCTGCTGGGTCTACGAGGAGACCTTCCACGGCATCGCCCTGGCCCGGTTCCTGGAGGCGGCCGGCTACCCGCTAGAGCCCCGCGCCCGCCCCCATGGGCGGGAACCGCTCTCCCAGCGGATCGAGGCGGCGGCCACCGCCATGGTCTCCAAGGCCTGGCCGGACTTCTGCGCGGTGCACATGACCTGGGGCGCCATCAACGAGCTGACCACGCTGACCGGCTACCGGCGTCTGGTGGCGATAGCGCGGCACCCCGTGCTCACGGATCTCCTCGAGCGCATCATCATCGACGAGTCGCGCCACTTCTTCTTCTACTATCGCCAGGCGGAGATCCGGCTCCAGCGGCCCATCGTCGCGAGGACCGCCCGCCTACTGGTGGATCGCTTCTGGGCGCCCGTGGGCAGCGGCGTGCAGCCCCAGGAGGAGCTGGGCTTCATGGCTCGCTATCTCTTCAGCGGCCCGGACGGACGCATGGCGGCGCGCAAGGTCGACGACACCATCCGGCGTCTGCCGGGATTCGCCTCGGTCAAGCTCCTCGAGGCGTGGATGGATACGCACATCACGGATCGCCCCGGCGTCTCGGGAACACAGCCCGGCCCGCGGCTGGGAACACCGCATGGAGGACACCATGGCCACGGCTACCACTGA